A single genomic interval of Helianthus annuus cultivar XRQ/B chromosome 13, HanXRQr2.0-SUNRISE, whole genome shotgun sequence harbors:
- the LOC118485731 gene encoding uncharacterized protein LOC118485731: MSGGASDNVLSLTTDELKEKIAEEVGRAIEVSLPRFVERMQNTLLSTMEERIGELREDLTSDRGKAKEKKGCSYNKFMACKPSVFNGEVDPIACQRWISDIEGVFERTHCDESDFVAYGTGQLRGQAKDWWDNLRNERGVETIRAMTWEAFKVPFLKHHSPKAVINKIKEEFMQLRQKGETVDKITGMFMDKLKFCDDLVKTEEQKIYYYHTMLRAEYREFMTPSHYESLTDIINAAREREIELKRQVERGERRALDENPSPTKKPKVAESSKKGSAKGGSPSCKTCGRTHKDRAWGCKLSRQSNGVL, translated from the exons ATGTCGGGAGGTGCTAGTGACAATGTTCTATCCCTCACTACCGACGAGTTGAAAGAGAAGATTGCCGAGGAAGTTGGTAGGGCAATCGAAGTTAGTCTACCAAGATTTGTGGAAAGAATGCAAAACACCTTACTTTCGACTATGGAAGAAAGAATTGGTGAACTAAGAGAAGACCTTACCAGTGATAGGggcaaggctaaggaaaagaaaGGTTGTTCTTACAACAAGTTTATGGCGTGCAAGCCCTCGGTTTTCAATGGAGAGGTAGATCCAATTGCTTGTCAAAGGTGGATAAGCGATATTGAAGGTGTTTTCGAACGTACGCATTGTGATGAAAGTGACTTCGTGGCGTATGGAACTGGCCAACTTAGAGgccaagccaaggattggtgggacaacCTCAGAAACGAAAGGGGTGTTGAAACAATAAGGGCGATGACTTGGGAAGCTTTCAAAGTACCATTCCTCAAACATCACAGCCCCAAGGCGGTGATAAATAAGATAAAGGAAGAATTCATGCAATTAAGGCAAAAGGGTGAAACCGTTGATAAGATTACGGGAATGTTCATGGATAAGCTCAAGTTTTGTGATGACTTGGTCAAAACTGAAGAACAGAAAATTTATTATTACCACACCATGCTTAGGgctgaatatagggagttcatgactccctcaCATTATGAAAGCCTTACTGATATAATCAATGCGGCGCGGGAACGCGAGATTGAACTGAAAAGGCAAGTTGAAAGAGGTGAAAGGAGGGCCTTGGATGAAAACCCGAGTCCCACAAAGAAGCCGAAGGTAGCTGAATCTTCGAAGAAAGGAAGTGCAAAAGGAGGATCTCCGAGTTGCAAAACATGTGGACGCACTCATAAAG ATAGGGCATGGGGTTGCAAATTGTCCCGACAAAGTAACGGTGTGCTATAA